In Coriobacteriia bacterium, the following proteins share a genomic window:
- a CDS encoding ATPase, T2SS/T4P/T4SS family yields the protein MAEAGQRLGQLLLKAGIITERQLSDALEVHKATGSPLGRVLVDLGYASQGAILSVMARQIGIPYIDFAERKPEPNAVAIVPKDLAARYLLMPIEITEDEQLLVAMADPQNVLALDDLRIITGFEIKPAISTKDDIVAAIEEYYKVAEHQDMDEFSGAAEFDAADIEAISDLASDAPIVKLVNYIINKAVSDRASDIHIEPQEKDLRVRYRVDGVLHEVMRSPKSVQQSIISRFKIMADMDIAESRKPQDGHTALTIAGHKLDFRVSTLPTVYGERVVLRILRKDSIMLRLEDLGFLPNALERFESSFRKPYGAILVTGPTGSGKSTSLYAAINVLNDPARHILTAEDPVEYRLPGVNQCQTNVKAGLTFARALRSFLRCSPDVILVGEIRDQETAQIAIESALTGHLVLSTLHTNDSSGAISRLTEMGVEPFLIASAVDCVLAQRLARRLCPDCKQEFNPPRQMLLDAGYPEDALPETLFRPGGCKRCGGTGYRGRLGVHEILLMSEEISKLTVEEATAESIKRVAVAQGMLTLKQDGLEKVRNGATSIEEIVRVIV from the coding sequence GTGGCGGAAGCCGGACAGCGTCTCGGCCAGCTCCTGCTCAAGGCCGGTATCATAACCGAGCGTCAGCTCAGCGACGCGCTCGAGGTCCACAAGGCCACGGGCAGTCCGCTCGGGCGCGTCCTCGTCGATCTCGGCTATGCCAGCCAGGGTGCCATCCTCTCCGTGATGGCCCGGCAGATCGGCATCCCGTACATCGATTTCGCCGAGCGCAAACCCGAGCCGAACGCGGTGGCGATCGTCCCGAAGGACCTTGCGGCGCGGTACCTGCTCATGCCCATCGAGATCACCGAGGACGAGCAGCTGCTCGTCGCGATGGCCGATCCGCAGAACGTGCTCGCCCTCGACGACCTGCGGATCATCACCGGCTTCGAGATCAAGCCCGCCATCTCCACGAAGGACGACATCGTCGCGGCCATCGAGGAGTACTACAAGGTCGCCGAGCACCAGGACATGGACGAGTTCTCGGGAGCGGCAGAATTCGACGCTGCCGACATCGAGGCCATCTCCGACCTCGCGTCCGACGCGCCCATCGTCAAGCTTGTCAACTACATCATCAACAAGGCGGTCTCCGACCGTGCGTCCGACATCCACATCGAGCCTCAGGAGAAGGATCTTCGCGTCCGCTATCGTGTGGACGGCGTGCTCCACGAGGTGATGCGCAGCCCCAAGTCGGTCCAGCAGTCGATCATCAGCCGGTTCAAGATCATGGCCGACATGGATATCGCGGAGTCCCGGAAGCCGCAGGACGGTCACACCGCTCTGACGATCGCCGGGCACAAGCTCGATTTCCGCGTCTCGACGCTGCCGACCGTCTACGGCGAGAGGGTCGTCCTGCGCATCCTGCGCAAGGACTCCATCATGCTGCGCCTCGAGGACCTCGGCTTCCTCCCGAACGCGCTCGAGAGGTTCGAGTCGTCGTTCCGCAAGCCGTACGGCGCGATCCTCGTCACCGGCCCGACGGGTTCGGGGAAATCGACGTCGCTGTACGCGGCGATCAACGTGCTGAACGATCCGGCGCGCCACATCCTCACCGCGGAGGACCCGGTCGAGTACCGGCTTCCCGGCGTGAACCAGTGCCAGACGAACGTCAAGGCCGGTCTGACGTTCGCGCGCGCGCTGCGCTCGTTCCTGCGCTGCAGCCCCGACGTCATCCTCGTCGGCGAGATCCGCGACCAGGAGACGGCCCAGATCGCCATCGAATCCGCGCTCACCGGCCACCTCGTCCTCTCCACGCTGCACACCAACGACTCCTCGGGTGCGATCTCGCGGCTGACGGAGATGGGCGTCGAACCGTTCCTCATCGCCTCCGCGGTCGACTGCGTGCTCGCGCAGCGCCTCGCGCGGCGGCTGTGCCCCGACTGCAAGCAGGAGTTCAATCCGCCCAGACAGATGCTGCTCGATGCCGGCTATCCCGAGGACGCTCTCCCCGAGACGCTGTTCCGTCCCGGCGGGTGCAAGCGCTGCGGAGGGACCGGTTATCGCGGACGGCTCGGCGTACACGAGATCCTGCTCATGTCCGAGGAGATCTCGAAGCTCACCGTCGAGGAGGCCACCGCGGAGTCGATCAAACGGGTCGCTGTCGCGCAGGGGATGCTCACGTTGAAGCAGGACGGCCTCGAGAAGGTCCGCAACGGCGCCACGTCGATCGAGGAGATCGTCCGGGTCATCGTCTGA
- a CDS encoding type II secretion system F family protein has product MRDKSGKVTKGKIEGETREAVSAKLRQSGLIILSLDEDRFAAVTGFKIGGGSVKMKDITIFARQFATMINAGLSLTKCLSILAGQTESATMRDIVQQVGRDVESGQSLSDAMGKHPKIFPPIFTNMVRAGETGGVLDEVLLRVADFFERDAALKGKIKSAMTYPVAMGALVLIILVAMMVFVVPTFQGMFASMGGKLPVPTQVLVDISGFVRGAGGIIVVVVSVGLNVAFKRWTSTASGRFIWDGIKLRMPVFGGITRKMALAKFTRTFGTLVTAGVPILSALDIVGDTAGNEVVARAVKKVRSAIKEGETIAKPLSESSVFPSMLVQMIAVGEETGALDAMLNKIADFYDEEVSTSVEGLTSLIEPLMMATLGLIVGGMVIALYMPMFSIISLVK; this is encoded by the coding sequence GTGCGAGACAAGTCCGGCAAGGTCACCAAGGGCAAGATCGAGGGGGAGACGCGCGAGGCCGTCTCGGCGAAGCTGCGCCAGTCCGGCCTCATCATCCTGAGCCTCGACGAGGACCGCTTCGCCGCCGTCACCGGCTTCAAGATCGGCGGCGGCTCCGTCAAGATGAAGGACATCACCATCTTCGCGCGCCAGTTCGCGACGATGATCAACGCGGGCCTCTCGCTCACGAAGTGCCTCTCGATCCTCGCCGGTCAGACCGAGAGCGCCACGATGCGGGACATCGTGCAGCAGGTCGGTCGCGATGTGGAGTCCGGGCAGTCCCTGTCCGACGCGATGGGCAAGCACCCGAAGATCTTCCCGCCGATCTTCACGAACATGGTGCGAGCGGGCGAGACCGGCGGCGTGCTCGACGAGGTGCTCCTTCGCGTCGCCGACTTCTTCGAGCGGGACGCCGCACTCAAAGGTAAGATCAAGTCCGCGATGACGTACCCGGTCGCGATGGGCGCCCTCGTGCTGATCATCCTCGTCGCGATGATGGTCTTCGTCGTGCCGACCTTCCAGGGGATGTTCGCGTCGATGGGCGGCAAGCTGCCGGTCCCCACGCAGGTACTCGTCGACATCTCCGGCTTCGTGCGAGGCGCTGGCGGGATCATCGTCGTGGTCGTGTCTGTGGGCTTGAACGTCGCCTTCAAGCGTTGGACCTCCACCGCCAGCGGGCGGTTCATCTGGGACGGCATCAAGCTGCGCATGCCGGTCTTCGGCGGTATCACCCGCAAGATGGCGCTCGCCAAGTTCACGCGGACGTTCGGGACGCTCGTCACGGCGGGCGTGCCCATCCTCTCCGCGCTCGACATCGTCGGCGATACCGCCGGCAACGAGGTCGTCGCGCGCGCGGTCAAGAAGGTCCGCTCCGCGATCAAGGAAGGCGAGACCATCGCGAAGCCGCTCTCGGAGTCGTCGGTGTTTCCGTCGATGCTCGTGCAGATGATCGCGGTCGGCGAGGAGACGGGCGCTCTGGACGCGATGCTCAACAAGATTGCGGACTTCTACGACGAAGAGGTCTCGACGTCCGTCGAGGGCCTCACATCGCTCATCGAGCCGCTGATGATGGCCACGCTCGGCTTGATCGTCGGCGGCATGGTCATCGCGCTCTACATGCCGATGTTCAGCATCATCAGCCTCGTCAAGTAG
- a CDS encoding type II secretion system protein translates to MRMFRKQEGFTLVELMVVVLIIGILVAIAIPVFNSAKTNAQRKSCFANQRTIEGALQTYAAEHNGNFPAAAAASPVTPLSPSYIATPPACPVNTTAYTYNGTIAGNGRIDSILGAENLAAAGEVHAHY, encoded by the coding sequence ATGAGAATGTTCCGGAAGCAGGAGGGTTTCACCCTCGTCGAACTCATGGTCGTAGTTCTCATTATCGGTATCCTTGTCGCTATCGCCATCCCGGTCTTCAACTCCGCGAAGACCAACGCTCAGCGCAAGTCGTGTTTCGCCAACCAGCGCACCATCGAAGGCGCTCTGCAGACCTACGCAGCCGAGCACAACGGCAACTTCCCCGCCGCTGCGGCTGCGAGCCCGGTGACTCCGTTGAGCCCGAGCTACATCGCCACGCCGCCGGCGTGCCCCGTGAACACGACTGCCTACACGTATAACGGCACCATCGCCGGCAACGGCAGGATCGACAGTATCCTCGGAGCTGAGAACCTCGCGGCTGCCGGAGAGGTGCACGCGCACTACTAG
- a CDS encoding prepilin peptidase, which translates to MYHDFFLVALGVFGLVFGSFANVVIWRLPRGESLSSPGSHCVLCGRPVRWYDNVPVLSWVVLGGRCRDCRVRISGRYPLVEALSGALWVLAGWRFGLTLACVAAVGFFYVLLILAFIDLDTYRLPDSLVGLLAAFGLVFAAVSQSSGAPILPLVGVAVSGPFSEPLPAALVGAVAGAGVSFAVAVTYQRVRGRAGFGMGDVKLLGAMGLHLGLYVALAFFLGSALGSAVGLVHRPRDDEGVLRFRRIPFGPFLAISGVATVLAGPQMWGWYLRLVGM; encoded by the coding sequence ATGTACCACGACTTCTTTCTCGTCGCCCTCGGCGTGTTCGGACTCGTCTTCGGGAGTTTCGCCAACGTGGTCATCTGGCGGCTCCCGCGCGGCGAGTCGCTGTCATCGCCGGGCTCGCATTGCGTGCTCTGTGGCCGGCCGGTCCGCTGGTACGACAACGTACCCGTCCTGAGCTGGGTCGTCCTCGGGGGGCGGTGCCGCGACTGCCGCGTCCGGATCTCGGGCCGCTACCCTCTCGTCGAGGCACTCTCGGGCGCGCTCTGGGTGCTCGCGGGTTGGCGATTCGGGCTCACTCTGGCCTGTGTCGCCGCGGTAGGGTTCTTCTACGTGCTGCTCATCCTCGCCTTCATCGACCTGGACACCTACCGCCTTCCGGATTCCCTGGTGGGGCTCTTGGCGGCGTTCGGTCTCGTCTTCGCGGCCGTCTCCCAGTCGAGCGGTGCTCCCATCTTGCCGTTGGTCGGCGTCGCGGTGAGCGGTCCTTTCAGCGAGCCTCTGCCTGCCGCTCTCGTGGGGGCCGTGGCAGGGGCCGGAGTGAGCTTCGCCGTCGCCGTGACCTACCAGAGGGTCCGCGGACGCGCGGGTTTCGGGATGGGCGACGTGAAGCTGCTCGGGGCGATGGGGCTTCACCTCGGCCTCTACGTCGCGCTGGCGTTCTTCCTCGGCAGCGCTCTCGGCAGCGCGGTCGGCTTGGTGCACCGCCCCCGTGACGACGAGGGGGTTCTTAGGTTCCGCAGGATACCCTTCGGACCGTTCCTCGCGATCTCAGGCGTGGCGACCGTGCTCGCCGGGCCGCAGATGTGGGGCTGGTACCTTCGCCTGGTGGGTATGTGA